The Pyrenophora tritici-repentis strain M4 chromosome 2, whole genome shotgun sequence genome window below encodes:
- a CDS encoding zf-UBP multi-domain protein — translation MPAYFFHVTLELYPSRSSPDKTFTPPPHTNIFASELPVHRRASWGSYPPAARTYSSFLKPIASGSETSQATTSRERPPPARRFSHRTRPSFSDQHDSPVPVVKPPKRPGHRRTQSFAHRDWRFDTISILSIDMHPSHGTDLAQSRAKSLKHPSQPPNTGGLATKGNFIPSDPKDTEVGWGVVHLYRDGQETPGLYDDIEGASKEFNEEDCTTLCILAVPSYMTPSDFLGFMGEQTREEVSHFRLIRTSRANKYMVLMKFREAKKAREWRKAWDGKAFNSMEPEYCHVVFVKSINFQNGDSNRDPTSYPDLTNDPFAPAPTKQPTAPLPPATGVSSPVDGPSIATSLTTKPPAPPTAALVELPTCPVCLERMDETTGLLTILCQHVFHCACLEKWRGSGCPVCRYTQNDAFTLHRGADGESPDNECSVCGSTQNLWICLICGNIGCGRYDSAHAFAHYETTSHTYAMDVATQHVWDYAGDGYVHRLIQNKTDGKLVDMPASSQSFAAPGMTGYSNDTVPREKLDNMGMEYAYLLTSQLESQRTYFEEQLERAVDKAAKAASTADEATRSVASLSQKLDHLSTQHQEATATIATLTKESARNAQKAQNASDLARKLTKQYKEEQIVNESLMERIKHLEKKAEEAEAKVKLVEAQKADLEEQNRDLSFFIIF, via the exons ATGCCGGCATACTTCTTCCACGTTACCTTGGAGCTTTACCCCTCGCGCTCGTCGCCCGACAAGACCTTCACCCCGCCGCCGCATACTAACATCTTCGCCTCTGAGCTCCCGGTCCATCGCAGAGCTTCGTGGGGCTCTTATCCTCCAGCAGCACGAACATACAGCAGCTTTCTCAAACCCATAGCCTCGGGGAGTGAGACCAGTCAAGCCACCACCTCACGCGAACGGCCGCCTCCAGCTCGTCGATTCAGCCACCGCACGCGACCATCCTTCTCAGACCAGCACGACAGTCCCGTACCCGTCGTCAAACCACCAAAGAGACCTGGACATAGACGTACACAGAGCTTTGCACATAGAGACTGGCGCTTCGACACCATCTCTATACTCAGCATCGACATGCACCCGAGCCATGGCACCGACCTCGCTCAATCTCGCGCAAAGTCCCTCAAACACCCTTCACAGCCTCCCAATACCGGAGGTCTAGCGACAAAGGGAAACTTCATTCCCTCTGACCCGAAAGACACAGAGGTTGGCTGGGGCGTGGTGCATCTGTACCGTGATGGACAAGAGACGCCAGGCCTATACGACGACATCGAGGGAGCAAGCAAAGAGTTCAATGAGGAGGACTGCACAACACTATGCATACTCGCGGTGCCATCATACATGACGCCGTCCGACTTCTTGGGCTTCATGGGCGAGCAGACTAGGGAGGAGGTGTCGCACTTTAGATTGATCAGAACCAGCAGGGCTAACAAGTACATGGTGCTAATGAAGTTTCGGGAGGCAAAGAAGGCACGGGAATGGCGAAAGGCGTGGGACGGCAAAGCATTCAACAGTATGGAGCCAGAATACTGTCACGTTGTTTTCGTCAAGTCTATCAACTTCCAGAATGGCGACTCGAATCGCGATCCTACCTCATACCCCGACCTTACGAACGACCCCTTCGCCCCCGCTCCTACAAAGCAGCCGACTGCCCCTCTTCCGCCAGCGACTGGTGTCTCTTCGCCTGTTGATGGCCCGTCGATAGCTACATCGCTTACCACAAAGCCGCCCGCTCCACCCACGGCTGCCCTCGTGGAGCTGCCGACCTGCCCCGTCTGTCTGGAGCGTATGGATGAGACAACAGGCCTGCTCACTATTCTCTGTCAGCATGTCTTCCACTGCGCATGCCTCGAGAAGTGGCGGGGTTCAGGCTGCCCAGTCTGTCGCTATACACAAAACGACGCCTTTACACTGCACCGTGGCGCTGATGGTGAAAGTCCGGACAACGAGTGCAGTGTCTGTGGATCTACGCAAAATCTCTGGATCTGTCTGATCTGCGGCAACATAGGATGTGGCCGCTACGACTCGGCACATGCTTTTGCACATTACGAAACTACAAGCCACACATACGCCATGGACGTCGCAACACAGCACGTCTGGGACTACGCAGGTGACGGATACGTCCACCGACTGATACAAAACAAGACAGATGGAAAGCTCGTCGACATGCCTGCCTCAAGCCAATCCTTCGCCGCGCCGGGTATGACAGGCTACTCCAACGACACAGTCCCGCGCGAGAAGCTAGATAACATGGGCATGGAATACGCCTACCTCCTAACCTCGCAGCTCGAATCCCAACGCACATACTTTGAAGAACAACTCGAACGCGCCGTCGACAAGGCCGCAAAAGCCGCCTCTACAGCCGACGAAGCAACCCGCTCCGTCGCATCTCTCTCCCAAAAACTAGACCACCTCTCCACCCAACACCAAGAAGCAACCGCCACCATCGCAACCCTCACAAAGGAATCAGCCCGCAACGCCCAAAAAGCCCAGAATGCTTCCGACCTTGCCCGCAAACTTACAAAACAGTACAAGGAAGAGCAGATTGTTAATGAGAGCCTCATGGAACGTATCAAGCATCTCGAGAAGAAGGCTGAGGAGGCTGAGGCGAAGGTCAAATTGGTCGAGGCGCAGAAGGCGGATTTGGAAGAGCAGAATCGCGATTTGAGCTTCTTTATTA TTTTCTAG
- a CDS encoding WD40 repeat protein, with protein sequence MASNAPGPSADRVSKTVHSEATDPYATMGQFSFAPATKTTVVTTTYTTTTTFPPLCVNAPGSLSERDPKDYPLAHVKAPESIRKFYFESGGELACFEEANAASEKVREQRSLHQNLQSANGTLKKVESFNGPPVFASPSRTTRPKIHAHQNLRSVSGRRKRDNADESPPPPSIKKAAELAGIHRHTKKPRLDQDMGEDATRMGSHSTPDDKEHLTLATPDTDMGGLGSSKMPKPRIPHLQNTKFRAAAQQWQLQQSFAGPAHSGPSNSNHREASPEPSFPTSVLDGPGVAATPPIAESDLEPVGPFADDSSFSSSRLTPLDTTSVQDASLPSPSLSPITAAANLAQQTTGGASFSGTELDYDVNDVSGLDLSQSNAGSSRMGDFALFGENTGSSNAQLPTPSVMDIPNMLNSFDALPEQMKSYVLYQMLRRCKKPTLHFVADVVNPALKRDFIASLPTELSLEIIGYLDVKSMCSAAQVSKYWRKLTDTHETAWKDLLDADGYKLPQGELERAVQEGWGWQYPHSPDSYERDLREQSITSRSDNESLPGFASSSLSNSLQDQEGAVTRSSATRLKRKATNKHSSNGGKKQRKSRPPTKALLAIHPRAAESQEGPHAFARRAEAAISDPNVGLPGLRAMHLFKSLYQRHHLIRKSWMAGDTKPKHIAFRAHQRHVVTCLQFDTDKILTGSDDTNINVYDTKTGALRNRLEGHEGGVWALQYEGNTLVSGSTDRSVRVWDIEKGRCTQVFQGHTSTVRCLVILKPTQIGETLDGQPIMMPKEELIITGSRDSTLRVWKLPKLGDRSVMQMGASSNDHDNPYFIRALTGHHHSVRAIAAHGDTLVSGSYDCTVRVWKISTGEVLQRLQGHSQKVYSVVLDHGRNRCISGSMDNMVKVWSLETGACLFTLEGHTSLVGLLDLSHGRLVSAAADSTLRIWDPENGQCKSRLCAHTGAITCFQHDGQKVISGSDRTLKMWNVKTGEFVKDLLTDLSGVWQVKFNERRCVAAVQRHSMTYIEVLDFGASRDGIPADQRGRRIVVNSRGHEIDDVPELDPVEETHI encoded by the exons ATGGCCTCCAACGCCCCCGGCCCCAGCGCTGACCGCGTCTCCAAGACGGTACATAGCGAAGCCACAGATCCATATGCCACCATGGGACAGTTCTCGTTCGCTCCAGCAACCAAGACTACCGTCGTAACGACAACGtacaccaccaccaccacttTTCCACCACTATGTGTAAACGCCCCCGGAAGCCTTAGCGAACGCGACCCCAAGGACTACCCGCTGGCCCATGTAAAAGCACCAGAATCAATACGCAAGTTCTACTTTGAGTCCGGAGGCGAACTGGCTTGCTTTGAAGAAGCAAATGCGGCATCAGAAAAGGTGCGAGAG CAGAGATCACTTCATCAGAATCTACAATCTGCCAACGGCACACTTAAAAAGGTCGAGTCCTTTAACGGACCCCCGGTCTTCGCATCACCTAGCCGCACGACGCGTCCCAAGATACACGCACATCAAAACCTTCGTTCCGTCTCCGGTCGCCGAAAACGAGATAATGCTGATGAATCGCCGCCGCCTCCATCTATAAAAAAGGCTGCTGAGCTGGCTGGCATTCACCGTCACACCAAGAAGCCGAGACTCGATCAGGACATGGGTGAAGACGCCACACGCATGGGCTCCCACTCTACACCAGACGACAAGGAGCATCTTACTCTAGCCACTCCCGACACCGATATGGGGGGATTGGGCTCGTCCAAAATGCCGAAGCCAAGGATACCCCACCTACAGAACACCAAGTTCAGAGCTGCAGCGCAACAATGGCAGCTCCAGCAGTCGTTCGCCGGCCCTGCCCATTCTGGGCCCAGCAATTCCAACCACCGAGAGGCATCGCCTGAGCCATCATTCCCCACCAGCGTTCTCGATGGCCCGGGCGTGGCTGCCACTCCTCCGATTGCCGAGTCTGACCTGGAGCCAGTCGGCCCTTTCGCCGACGAcagctccttctcttcctcaCGACTGACCCCTCTTGACACAACTTCCGTACAAGATGCCAGCTTACCAAGCCCCAGTCTGTCGCCCATTACCGCTGCTGCCAACCTTGCCCAACAGACCACCGGTGGAGCATCCTTCTCCGGCACGGAATTGGACTACGATGTCAACGATGTTTCAGGACTTGACCTCTCACAAAGCAACGCCGGCAGCTCACGTATGGGAGACTTTGCTCTCTTTGGTGAAAATACAGGCAGCTCTAATGCACAGCTGCCTACCCCTTCCGTCATGGATATACCAAATATGCTGAACTCGTTCGATGCTTTGCCGGAACAGATGAAGTCATATGTTCTGTACCAGATGCTTAGGAGGTGCAAGAAACCCACCCTACATTTCGTTGCCGATGTAGTGAACCCTGCCCTCAAGCGCGACTTCATCGCTTCCCTACCTACCGAGTTGAGTCTAGAGATTATCGGTTACCTGGATGTCAAGAGCATGTGCAGCGCCGCTCAGGTTTCAAAGTACTGGAGGAAGCTTACTGATACCCATGAGACTGCTTGGAAGGATCTGCTCGACGCAGATGGGTACAAGTTGCCGCAGGGCGAGTTGGAGCGTGCTGTACAAGAGGGCTGGGGATGGCAATACCCTCATTCCCCAGACAGCTACGAGCGCGACCTCAGAGAACAATCCATCACTTCAAGATCAGACAACGAATCATTACCAGGCTTTGCCAGTTCTAGCTTGTCCAACAGTCTACAAGACCAGGAGGGTGCAGTGACCCGATCTTCTGCGACGCGCCTCAAGAGGAAGGCTACGAATAAACACAGTAGCAATGGGGGCAAGAAGCAACGTAAAAGCCGTCCTCCTACAAAGGCGTTGCTCGCAATCCACCCGCGGGCTGCCGAATCTCAGGAGGGACCCCATGCCTTTGCCAGGCGTGCAGAAGCTGCCATTTCCGATCCTAATGTGGGCTTGCCTGGCTTACGCGCCATGCATCTTTTCAAGTCGCTATATCAAAGACACCATCTTATTcgcaagagctggatggcAGGCGACACCAAACCAAAGCATATCGCCTTTCGCGCGCACCAGCGCCATGTTGTGACTTGTCTTCAGTTTGATACAGACAAAATATTGACTGGCAGTGATGACACCAACATAAATGTCTACGACACCAAGACCGGAGCACTACGCAACCGTCTTGAAGGTCACGAAGGTGGTGTCTGGGCGCTCCAATATGAAGGAAATACACTGGTATCTGGCTCCACAGATCGCTCAGTGAGAGTATGGGATATCGAAAAGGGAAGATGCACTCAAGTCTTCCAGGGACATACATCCACGGTTCGATGCTTAGTGATCCTCAAGCCGACGCAAATTGGCGAGACTCTAGACGGTCAACCAATCATGATGCCGAAAGAGGAGCTTATCATTACTGGCTCACGAGACTCTACCCTTCGTGTATGGAAGCTTCCCAAGCTAGGCGATCGAAGTGTCATGCAGATGGGAGCGTCATCCAACGATCATGACAACCCGTACTTTATACGCGCTCTAACCGGCCATCATCATTCAGTGCGTGCCATTGCTGCGCATGGCGACACTCTTGTCAGTGGCAGCTACGACTGCACAGTTCGCGTGTGGAAAATCTCGACTGGTGAGGTTCTGCAACGCCTTCAGGGCCATTCTCAGAAGGTGTATAGTGTGGTTCTCGACCATGGGCGTAACCGCTGCATCAGTGGTTCGATGGACAACATGGTCAAAGTCTGGTCTCTGGAAACTGGTGCTTGTTTGTTCACACTTGAGGGCCATACTTCGCTCGTTGGCCTCCTTGATTTGAGCCACGGACGCCTCGTGTCGGCAGCGGCTGACTCAACACTACGCATCTGGGACCCGGAGAATGGGCAATGCAAGAGCAGATTATGTGCCCATACGGGGGCCATTACCTGCTTTCAGCATGACGGCCAGAAGGTGATTTCTGGCTCGGACCGGACGCTCAAGATGTGGAATGTGAAAACAGGCGAGTTTGTCAAAGACTTGTTGACCGACTTGAGCGGTGTGTGGCAGGTCAAGTTTAACGAACGTCGCTGTGTCGCTGCCGTTCAGCGACACAGCATGACATACATCGAG GTTCTTGACTTTGGTGCTTCACGCGACGGGATACCCGCCGATCAGCGAGGACGACGTATCGTCGTAAACTCTAGGGGCCATGAAATCGACGATGTGCCTGAACTCGATCCAGTGGAAGAAACCCATATTTAA